One stretch of Miscanthus floridulus cultivar M001 chromosome 18, ASM1932011v1, whole genome shotgun sequence DNA includes these proteins:
- the LOC136519665 gene encoding uncharacterized protein: protein MYVRNYAVSAMSAKYIIAGLAASFAIAYASDVLVAQKKIFGGTTPRTVADKEWWQATDKKFQAWPHTAGPPVVMNPISRQNFIVKDLKP, encoded by the exons ATGTATGTACGAAACTATGCAGTTTCAGCAATGTCTGCCAAGTACATCATCGCTGGTCTAGCTGCTTCCTTCGCGATCGCGTATGCTTCCGATGTCCTAGTGGCACAAAAGAAGATTTTTGGAG GTACGACGCCAAGGACGGTGGCGGACAAGGAGTGGTGGCAGGCGACGGACAAGAAATTCCAGGCGTGGCCTCACACCGCAGGCCCACCAGTGGTCATGAACCCCATCAGCCGCCAGAACTTCATCGTCAAGGATCTCAAGCCCTGA